A section of the Kribbella sp. HUAS MG21 genome encodes:
- a CDS encoding galactose oxidase-like domain-containing protein translates to MRSLFTRARTAVAVAVPLVVVLGVSVPVSAHGEPPAAGTAEPHAHPTPHDHDSAEHAAEDLVGVPIREIERAAKAKADEVQRQTGKRPGRRSPQEQAVADARAAAADPAVAGAWSGVVEAPLVPVFTAMLPNGKVLMWDSVGDGPAETYSDQSFTRAAVWDPVTNTSKRVDVQGYNIFCAGYAQLSDGTVLVAGGNRDSSLNGHRKTHLFDWRTETWRRGPDMAAERWYPSVTALPNQEALILGGGPENAEVHQTNQWIRLLTGFTTPSSRLYPMLTSRPDGNVDLLGPDPVVRTLRTSAAGAQAGTSVRDLIYRDYASFATIGVGRTLVAGGGNVSEEGKVSVPSRSAVIVNSNGPTLTQPTGSMAVGRRQHNLTVLADGDALATGGMSDVISDGGVNLNSPVYDAELYDTETGTWRTLGAANRVRQYHSTSLLLPDGRVMTGGGGICGECQRVGYLEKNIEYFSPPYLYGADGQPAARPTITTAPASAPYASTFPVTTPQAASIAKVGLVGLGAPTHGDDQGQRYVPLNFSASGTTLTVSSPADVNQAPPGYYMLFVVDSNGVPSVARMVQLTATAPPAPAPVRLTISGPGDRCLDIDHSSTVPGTKIQLWDCNGTQAQRWTRPGDGTLRALGVCADVPGGNLKVGAPIRTDVCSSTDPAQKWTIGSDGRIRSATKTKLCFTAPGRTNAEQVTLANCNGSVTQVFRY, encoded by the coding sequence ATGCGCTCACTCTTCACGCGCGCCCGGACGGCTGTGGCCGTCGCCGTTCCATTGGTCGTCGTACTGGGCGTCTCCGTCCCGGTGAGCGCGCACGGCGAGCCACCGGCCGCCGGTACGGCGGAACCGCACGCGCACCCGACTCCGCACGACCACGACAGCGCGGAGCACGCGGCCGAGGACCTGGTCGGCGTACCGATCCGCGAGATCGAGCGTGCCGCGAAGGCGAAGGCCGACGAGGTGCAACGGCAGACCGGCAAGCGCCCGGGCCGCCGTTCGCCGCAGGAGCAGGCGGTCGCCGACGCCCGGGCAGCCGCAGCCGATCCGGCCGTGGCGGGCGCCTGGAGCGGTGTGGTCGAGGCGCCGCTCGTCCCGGTCTTCACCGCCATGCTGCCGAACGGCAAGGTCCTGATGTGGGACTCAGTCGGCGACGGCCCGGCCGAGACGTACAGCGACCAGTCGTTCACCCGCGCAGCGGTCTGGGACCCGGTCACGAACACGAGCAAGCGGGTCGATGTCCAGGGCTACAACATCTTCTGCGCGGGCTATGCCCAGCTCTCCGACGGTACGGTGCTCGTTGCCGGCGGCAACCGTGACTCGTCGTTGAACGGGCACCGCAAGACGCACCTGTTCGACTGGCGGACCGAGACCTGGCGGCGCGGGCCTGACATGGCCGCCGAGCGCTGGTACCCGTCGGTGACCGCCCTGCCGAACCAGGAGGCCCTGATCCTGGGCGGCGGCCCCGAGAACGCGGAGGTCCACCAGACGAACCAGTGGATCCGCCTGCTGACCGGATTCACCACACCGTCGAGCCGGCTGTACCCGATGCTCACGTCCCGCCCGGACGGCAACGTCGACCTCCTCGGTCCCGATCCCGTCGTACGCACGCTCCGGACGAGCGCCGCGGGCGCGCAGGCCGGCACCTCCGTCCGGGACCTCATCTACCGCGACTACGCGAGCTTCGCGACGATCGGGGTCGGCCGGACGCTCGTGGCCGGCGGCGGCAACGTCAGCGAGGAAGGCAAGGTCTCCGTGCCGAGCCGCAGCGCGGTGATCGTGAACTCGAACGGTCCGACGCTCACGCAGCCCACCGGCTCGATGGCGGTCGGACGGCGGCAGCACAACCTGACCGTGCTCGCGGACGGCGACGCACTGGCGACCGGCGGCATGAGCGACGTGATCAGCGACGGCGGCGTGAACCTGAACAGCCCGGTGTACGACGCGGAGCTCTACGACACCGAGACGGGCACCTGGCGGACGCTGGGGGCCGCGAACCGGGTCCGGCAGTACCACTCGACCTCTCTCCTGCTGCCCGACGGCCGCGTGATGACCGGCGGCGGCGGGATCTGCGGCGAGTGCCAGCGCGTCGGCTACCTCGAGAAGAACATCGAGTACTTCAGCCCGCCGTACCTGTACGGCGCCGACGGCCAGCCGGCGGCCCGCCCCACGATCACGACCGCCCCGGCGAGTGCGCCGTACGCGAGCACCTTCCCGGTGACCACGCCGCAGGCCGCGTCGATCGCCAAGGTGGGACTGGTCGGGCTGGGTGCTCCGACGCACGGCGACGACCAGGGGCAGCGCTACGTGCCGCTGAACTTCAGCGCGAGCGGTACGACGCTCACCGTGAGCTCCCCGGCCGACGTGAACCAGGCCCCGCCCGGGTACTACATGCTGTTCGTTGTCGACAGCAACGGTGTGCCGTCGGTGGCGCGCATGGTGCAGCTGACCGCGACGGCGCCGCCGGCACCGGCCCCGGTCCGGCTGACCATCAGCGGTCCCGGCGACCGGTGCCTGGACATCGACCACAGCTCGACCGTTCCCGGAACCAAGATCCAGCTGTGGGACTGCAACGGCACCCAGGCGCAGCGCTGGACGCGGCCGGGCGACGGGACGCTGCGCGCGCTCGGAGTCTGCGCCGACGTACCGGGAGGCAATCTCAAGGTCGGTGCGCCGATCAGGACCGACGTCTGCAGCAGCACCGATCCGGCGCAGAAGTGGACGATCGGCAGCGACGGCCGGATCAGGTCCGCGACGAAGACCAAGCTCTGCTTCACGGCTCCTGGGAGGACGAACGCCGAGCAGGTGACGCTCGCCAACTGCAACGGATCCGTCACGCAGGTGTTCCGTTACTGA
- the dnaN gene encoding DNA polymerase III subunit beta, giving the protein MKVRVGREVLAEAVGWVARGLPSRPSVPILAGMVVEAADGQVTLSGFDYESSAQVSVPAEVADEGRVLVSGRLLSDICRSMPRDSVELSGEATRVQVSSGAARFVLHTLPIDEYPPLPEIPAVSGVVDGAAFARSVAQVVSAAGRDDTLPVFTGIRVEIRGSTISLLATDRYRLAVRSFPWQPADPAIETNALVPAKLLADVAKAMSGHELTLALGATRTGDGLIGFEGGGRHATSRLIDGEFPKVRGLIPAESAITSTVTVDTAALVEAVKRVALVAERSAPVRLTFEDGTATLDAGNGEEAQASESVEVTLTGDPVTTGFNAGYLLDGLASLGTPIAHFAFTQPTKPTNLTGLRSPDDAPTADSAYILMPMRLPT; this is encoded by the coding sequence GTGAAGGTTCGGGTTGGGCGTGAGGTGCTGGCCGAAGCGGTGGGATGGGTGGCGCGCGGGCTGCCCAGCCGGCCGAGTGTGCCGATCCTGGCCGGGATGGTGGTCGAGGCGGCGGACGGGCAGGTGACGCTGTCCGGGTTCGACTACGAGAGCTCGGCGCAGGTGAGTGTGCCGGCGGAGGTGGCCGATGAGGGGCGGGTGCTGGTGTCGGGCCGGCTGCTGTCCGACATCTGCCGCAGCATGCCGCGGGACTCGGTGGAGCTGAGCGGTGAGGCGACCCGGGTCCAGGTGAGCAGCGGCGCCGCGCGCTTCGTCCTGCACACGCTGCCGATCGACGAGTATCCGCCGCTGCCGGAGATCCCGGCGGTGAGCGGGGTTGTCGACGGCGCCGCGTTCGCCCGGTCCGTCGCGCAGGTGGTGAGCGCCGCGGGCCGCGACGACACGTTGCCGGTCTTCACCGGGATCCGGGTGGAGATCCGCGGGTCGACGATCTCGCTGCTGGCCACCGACCGGTACCGGCTGGCCGTCCGGTCGTTCCCGTGGCAGCCGGCCGACCCGGCGATCGAGACGAACGCGCTGGTTCCCGCCAAGCTGCTCGCGGACGTCGCCAAGGCGATGTCCGGCCACGAGTTGACGCTGGCGCTCGGTGCTACCCGCACAGGGGACGGGTTGATCGGGTTCGAGGGCGGCGGGCGGCATGCGACGAGCCGGCTGATCGACGGCGAGTTCCCGAAGGTGCGCGGTCTGATCCCGGCGGAGAGCGCGATCACGTCCACGGTCACCGTGGACACCGCGGCGCTCGTCGAGGCGGTGAAGCGGGTCGCGCTGGTGGCCGAGCGGTCGGCGCCGGTGCGGCTCACCTTCGAGGACGGTACGGCGACGCTCGACGCGGGCAACGGCGAGGAGGCCCAGGCCTCGGAGTCCGTCGAGGTCACACTGACCGGCGACCCGGTGACGACCGGCTTCAACGCCGGCTACCTCCTCGACGGCCTGGCTTCACTCGGCACGCCGATCGCCCACTTCGCCTTCACCCAACCGACGAAGCCGACGAACCTGACGGGCCTCCGCTCCCCCGACGACGCACCGACCGCGGACTCCGCCTACATCCTGATGCCGATGCGGCTCCCCACGTGA